One segment of Gammaproteobacteria bacterium DNA contains the following:
- the pth gene encoding aminoacyl-tRNA hydrolase: MADPITLIVGLGNPGKEYETTRHNAGFWFVDEIARAHGVSFKPESKFFGELAQFNAQGEKIFLLKPTTFMNRSGQSVAAVATFYKLPLCAMLIAHDELDFEPGIVRLKLGGGHGGHNGLRDIIARMGNNKEFLRLRIGVGHPGHREQVTGHVLGRTPQGERELIDRSLDDAIRVLPELVAGEIQKATNKLHSNNTLR, encoded by the coding sequence ATGGCTGATCCTATTACACTTATCGTTGGACTGGGTAACCCCGGTAAAGAATACGAGACAACGCGACACAATGCGGGTTTTTGGTTCGTAGACGAAATCGCTCGCGCGCATGGCGTGTCTTTCAAACCAGAAAGTAAATTCTTTGGCGAACTTGCGCAATTCAACGCGCAGGGGGAAAAGATCTTCTTGCTCAAACCTACTACTTTTATGAATCGTAGTGGACAAAGCGTTGCCGCCGTCGCTACCTTTTATAAATTACCGCTTTGCGCCATGCTGATTGCTCATGACGAGCTCGATTTCGAACCTGGGATCGTCAGACTGAAGCTCGGTGGTGGCCATGGCGGCCACAATGGTCTGCGCGATATCATTGCGCGCATGGGAAACAATAAAGAATTTTTACGTTTGCGTATCGGCGTTGGCCACCCGGGACATCGTGAACAAGTTACGGGACACGTACTAGGCCGGACACCTCAAGGCGAACGTGAATTAATTGATCGCTCACTCGATGATGCGATACGCGTTTTGCCAGAGCTGGTCGCTGGTGAAATCCAGAAGGCGACTAATAAACTTCACAGCAACAACACATTAAGATAA